The Apostichopus japonicus isolate 1M-3 chromosome 12, ASM3797524v1, whole genome shotgun sequence sequence ggcaaaataaaaaacaaacgcGATTGAAGGGAACGAAGGCAAGGTGGACCGTAGCATAAATTGCGATAAATTTGACGTCTTGGACGAGAATAGCATCTTTTGCGACGAAGAAGAATTCTTGTACCGAGCAGGGCACCAATTTCGAAGTGGCAAACCGGTAGGCTAATACACCCCTGAAGGAAGGTAAAAGAGAAACACATCCATCCATATGTTCAGAAAAATGCTTGTTGAGGGGATCCAAAATCTCTGTTCAGCCCCCTGAACCTTCAGTTTGGGCATCCATCTAGTATGTAATCTTGCTAAGAGGTAACTGCGTAAGATGTAGCATATCACAGACGAAATACGAGATAGACGTTTACACTCTAGCCAGTGCAAAATCCAGCTACGATTTTTCTATATACATAGATAAATGCTTGAAGATATTATGTGTCGATAAATATATTCACACGAAGATCAGTCAGAAGTTAAGGTCGATATATCTTTCGTTCATACTTATGCCTTTATAAATCCATCTCAATATTGTTTTGCCTAACATTTCTCTGCCCAAAATGAGCCTCGACATCTCTTAAATGATTTACTTCTTTGGTAGCAGAATTCTCATGATTCCCCCTCTGCACCTCTTTGCTTGCTTTGTCGCTTTGTTTAAGTTATTTCGATATTATTTGCGAGACTTTCGTATATGTATGTGGCATCTACTATTGTGCAACTTAACACGAATAAAGTATTAGTTTGTATGCTTCTGTCACTGTCCTCACTATGACTTGAAGTAATCCATTCCTAATGTTTGACAATTTCAGAACAGTGGTTACCATTTCAACGTCTTCACAATTTGAAACCGCACTAAGTCAGCTTTGtgttgattaaatatatgttccATATATTACTATTAACATACTTCAGACCAACGTCAAAGTATTCGAAGGTGTGCTTCATTGTTTCGACGATTGCTGAGACgacaaagaaaaagagaagcATGGCAAATAACAGAGAATCTAGTCTATTGTCCTTCCGTGTGCTTTCAAATGCTTTAGAAACTAATACTTCTAAGATATTAGACGCATGCTGGTCATGCGgttgaaaataatgttaattttttgcGTATTGAAACCCAGTGTCAATGTTTAACTGATAGAAGAGCTTGCCTATGGCAGTTATCTGTAAACTACACATGCCAAGTTGTTCATTGTCATCACGGCATCGACAATGCGGTAAAGGATCTAATTGACAGGTCTACATTACTTGCTGGTGAACATAGCTGACCCACAGAACAGTCACATTGAAAGATGTTGGACAGTTTATCTTGAGTGATAACTTGTCTGTTGAAAGGACACTTGGTTTAATTGTATTTGTGTGAATCACCTGTAAAATTGAAGTAGTTGTTTTTATAGCACAGTGCctaaaatgtttaactgttttgaATACCTCTCAAATAGTACTTGATTATAGAAGAACTGCTATTGTCTGGACTATATGTCTTTTGTATTGTGTATAAAATATTGTAAGAAATATGGTTATGGCATATATGCATTCGCAGAAGTATAGATCCTTGTAAGAATCGCTGATAAAGCATGTCAAAAAAGCGAACAtgcaatcaaccatatctcaagtAAGGGCCAAGATATTGACATTGGGTGTTaaactaacagtgtggaatattgtCTTATGACCAGGGTAACATTGTTTGCCACGGGAATATGCTTGGAGTTAATGTTTTGACTCCCTGACAGAATGTCGCGTgcacgtgccctcccaaaaCTTCGTGCCTCACCCAAGTGCCTCCCAAATGCTAGTTGTAGTGTTAAACAAGTAATCAAGCAAAAACGTGTTTTACAAAGGACAAAACCTATTATGTTCATCAGTTAATTGCAAATAGCATCTTATGATTCttttaaaaacattatcaaagctAAAAGGTCAATTACcattttttgtataactttttcTCCGCctcaatttatttgtttgctgGTTGAAGTTGCAGCACACCTCTCCCCAAATACATTGGCAGGATTGTAGATTTAGATAAATACTAGATATGCTAGTGTGTAGTAGAAAACACGAAACTTGACGAGTGATGAATACTAGATGTACCGGTGTGTAAAGAACCCGAAAATTTACTAGTGATACATACTAGATGTACTAGTGTGTAGTAAAGAACACGAAACTTGTCTAGTGATACATACTAGATGTACAAGTGTGTAGTAAAGAACACGAAACTTGACGAATGATATACATTACATGTACCAGTGTGTAGTAAAGAACACGAAACTTGACTAGTGATACATACTAGATGTACAAGTGTGTAGTAAAGAACAGGAAACTTGACGAATGATATACATTACATGTACCAGTGTGTAGTAAAGAACACGAAACTTGACTAGTGATACATACTTTATGTACTATTGTGTGTAGTAGAGAACAGGAAACTTGACTAGTGATAAATATTAGATGTATTAGTGTGTAGTAAATACCACTAAACTTAAAGATTGATAAATACTACATGTGTAAGTgtgtatatattacaaaatgtcaaagaattaaatcattttgttttaaaaaaaattccatttacTGCCGTTAATAACTCAAATTATACCGGGAGTCTGAATGACTATTTTTCTGTGTGCAATGAAGTGCTAGAGGTCATAGGTATAACCTTTTAAGATGCTAGGAAGTCCAATAATGGTAATTTGCTTCAAAAATTTATCAAGGAAAAATTAAACTCATATTCACCTACCAAGATATGTTATTGTGTAAaattaagttggcctgacgtttcgattctagcaggatTTTCTTCAGAGGCTATATGACAAGTAATAGTAACtgcagaagggacaaaaacacgcgtgtagttttttttttttagacaaGATGTTATTGTCTATAAAGTGAAACCATTTCTACATTTTGGAATACTTTGATGGTTCAGAAGGGAACTGGAAAGTACTTTCGAAAGCTGTTCAGTGTAAACCTTTCAGTGTTATAATAAGTGAGACAATATTGACCATTTTTGATTAAAACTCAGAGTCTACTCTGGTTTTTAGGTTTTCTTTAAAGCTTCGAGTCAAATAATATACAGATCAGTGTATTCAAAAGATTACCATATATTTTTCCAAGTAATGATCTCCTGACGGCGAAACTCCTGCAGCATAGAGTTATGACACCGGGTCGCACAAGTTAATTGAAGTCGATTGCCATGGTGACATATTAGCTTATACgttgtttatttgtaaatttgCTGTATTTTgtagttttcttcttgtcgatAGGTTCGTATTCAAGTTTTACACGTCATGTCTATACAGTTACAAAACCCTACTCATCCATTTTCCACCGAATTTGCTTCACTTGTAATATATTTAGTGTCAATGCATTACAATGGATAATTGAATTGCCATTCAGAGTGAAATAATTAATATggtgcaagggcggcggaaccgggggggggcacagggggcacgtgcccccccacttttcctcaggttaaaaatgtgccctttttctacataaaaattgaggtgtctcaagttagcaagaggccagggaaccagaatgaacactcgggaagggccgtttccggccatctgaggggtttgtaaaaccaaaaattttcttgtacgctcctcgccaactgatggtggcgctccgctcagatagtcgtgcatatacaactttgcaaatcctggctacgcccctgacttttaatgaatttctgtgggtcaaactcaaagctatttcgaatggaaaaaattggttaagatattaacaagaaataaactctaattcggaagattcctacattagcaactagcatgatttcacctcattttgtctcaaaagaaaacttgttccttgtttcccaatttgcaaattggatattgcagtgctagtatgcatattttccttgaagggggggggggggcgggacgttgatggagtgatgtgtatacgcaaataagttaatacaataagagttatcaagggtactaaatataaggctgcatcagtccaatcgaatttctgcaaagtgccctttgatgtcggtgccccccccccccagattaaaagtgcttccgccgcccttgatatGGTGCCATTGATTATAAAACAGCTGGTTGCGTCCGTACCTGAATATGATAACCAACATCATACCCTTATACAGATTTGCTTGGTTCTTGTGTTTCAAAGGTCCATTATTCCATATTTTcgactttctttctttatacTCATTGTAGACTTGTAAAACTGAACCGAAATGTATTCCTCCTTATCAATGAAAACAATAGGCTACTGCTAAAGATCTGCTATTTCCAGGAGGCCAACATACACAACaatgttttcaagaaattacaggAAGTGGGAGGAGGGTGGGCAGCTGAAGAGTTGGAGGAGGTTATGACTTATTCGCGTGTTGTAAGCACTCGGtaattttgtgtaaatttaCGACTGTATGCTCAGAGGAGCGACGTATTTCCGATAAGGAGGAGATACCCTGTTGTTGGCTGAGAGTAATGGTGGTCCTAATGGATCCTTCCCGTTTGTCCAAGGGAAGTGCTTCGAAGCCCTCGAACGGTTCAATATCTTTCTTGATCTCTCGTAGCGATTGGAAAGCACAGGATACATGTCAGAAAAATGGAATGACCCTGAATTCATCTTCGTTCATCTTACTAGTATCTGTTTGTGAAGGATGCTAGCAAATTCCATGATCCGAGATGGGTAAGGAACCCCAACCGCTCAACAAACAAGAATAAAGGGTCAACGGTGTGTATATTTCTGTTTGTCCATTGTTGCAAATACACGCTGATTTCGTTTCCACTTGGTTTTTAGATGAGCCTCTGATTAACACTACGGGGGACAAACGCCTCCCCATCATCACTCCCTCACCCCGAATCCTCCTCATCCCCTGGGAAGAGTAGAATGGAATTTATTTGTTGTAACTTGAAGCGGTGCGaaaaatgatgtaaaattaGCATAAACACACATATTCCGTGACTTATGACAATTATCATAGGGCGAGGCACCAAGTTTCGCATTGTGAGATAGAAACGAAAGAACTAGAGGTCATAAGGGGTTAAGTAAATATACGTTTTATTCCTATGCAATCAGTCGTTTTGAACCACTGAATAGATACTTACACTGGTCATTGACTGACACATATCGATACAGATTTGACAACTTTATATGACACAGAAACATGGCCTGATTAAGGGTAACCGATGCCGTACGCACAGCCGAAAAATGGTGCCCTTTCGGCCTACACATTACTTAACTGATGAGCCAATCAGACTCaaagtgaaaataaatgttAGAAAATAAACCTTCTTTAGTTTCTTCCAGGTCTGAACCTTTGTGTCTGAAACGTTGCCTCACTTTAGCACAGTGTCAAAGTCCAAGGTTCATACGCACGTTTATAGCGCAGACTATTGACGTTTGCTTTCTTggtcaaaaaacaaaacaaaacacttcaGTTCAGTTCATCAtgcttaaaaaacaaatataaatggGAAGTCAATTCTTTTCTAGGATTTGATGTCCAAACAAACCGTGACTTGAACAGGATCAAAATCAACTTTTCTGGAACATGCACCCCTACCTACGATgtcctctctccctctctgtaCACATATTATGTTTCCATGAACTAAGTTAGTTGTATTTATTCCAAAGCAACCCATGATTACGATCAACCATTTATTCGAAAACAATACTGCGTAACTCGTAATGAGTTGATATAGTACAGGACAATTTATTTCTCAATCAATTATAATTTGAATTAACTAATCACATCAATTAGAATCAACAAGATCATTAACAGTGACATGGTTCAACTTTTATATTCTAAAGATAAAGTCACTCGTATCGCACCTATTATACTGTTTATGGATCCACAGGCAATTGTTCGGCTTAGCGGGAACATCCAACTGTTGCCCCTTTTGAGCCCCCGATGAGCCCCACTTCCCCCACTGATCCTTCTATCGGCATAGACCGGCATACAGCCATGTCCCCCATAGCATGTTTTCACGGCAAAGATATGGATTGTTCAAGTTTGTCGAGTGTATGATCCTTTGACATATGCTTTACACTGTCCGTGTTGCAACAAGGGCAATCAATTCAGTTAGACTTATACTTTTTTGTAACACTTTCTTAACTATAAAATCGCAACAAATAATGTTTTAGAGTGCTATGTGTAACTATATCTAATCTAATGAACGCACTTCGATATTATGTGTTACAGAAACGACATACAAATATTACGTATTCCGGCAGAAACAGCTTCCAAGGGTTGTTAACGCCTAAAAGAAAAGGATGGACGATGTTTCgtatggtattttgaataatagtATATCTAtcttctacaaataatatggaTTATAAAGGTGAATGGTTCACATGAGTGAATAACAAAGAGTAGGTTCAACTTAAGACGCTAGATAATAAGTAGAACCTTATCTATGAAGACTGGGTCTGGAGTCGATGATCTCGATGGTGTAGCGGCGATGATCCCCGATAGACAGCTCTTCCTCAGAAGGCGCGACGAGGAATGGATaaatgattaaaagttcatccaagaaTAGTTCTACTTGTTATAACGGGATCCATTTCAATTGGCTGGATGGATGTcagtatgaaaaagaaaagtccATTCCGTATAAGACTTATTTAGATGAGGCCAGAAAGTAACGAATTTACTTGAAGATCCTTCAGTCGAAACTTGAACGGATACATAGAACGTAGTAACGTTATGGATATAACTGGTAACGCAATGTTACACAGAAACAATAGTGAATCGTGTTATTGGAACGGGGTGAGAGGCGATAGTTCCCCAACAACGGTGTATATACCTCTGAATGGCATCATGACGCGGTAATTGCGTGGAGGGTTACGATGGCAAagagatgacgtcatcagtaaTGTGGCATTATGAATAGTTTAGAGGCAGAGCATGCCCATAGCAACAAACAACAGGCCTGAACAACAGGATCAAGCGTCATAGTGTAGCATTCACTGTCCCTTAAAATTAAACGATCGTGAGAAAAAAATGAAGGCAGATTATGCAATGATACTTTAGCCGTATACATGCCAATCAAGTTATGTATTCAAATGCAGTTTAGTTTCGCTTAACAACCCAATATGTTACATAAAATCGGTATGTTACAAATGCACAGGACATAAGTCCATATAGTGtgataaaatatcaatttatttacAGTTTCAATGGATCAAAACTTACATGTAATTGATATTTCGTGACGTACACTATCGTAAtataaattgtttaaaaatcTTCGTACAAGATAAAACGGATTGCAGTCGTGTATTTAAAAATGGTCATGCTATCTAAGGTCTTTTGTGGAATAATCCATGATGTttacttcaaaactgctatcCTATGTGTCGTAAGGCTAATTATTCCTAATGTGATATTGATAACACTTTAAACTCACTAATTGGTGACCCTAGCAAGATCACGGGTTACAAATCGTGACTCTAAGTTCAATgcagaatataaaaaaaaaacagtttgcaTTCAGTCAGTACAACTATATGGGTTGAAATGTGACAGTGCAAGCAAGTTGCAAACCAATTCTCTGCATCGTTCTAAATCTATCTTAAATTCAAGTTCCCGGTTGTCTGGGCAGCGTGACGTCACTcgtcacatatacatacagatGCAGCGATATCCAGACATGAAACTGCACGCTTTTCAAAGTTGGATTTTCGGTTGGGGATATCACTAATCACTAATCATTTACATCTATGTACATCTATTAGTTACCTATCAAGTTAACTAAGGTGTTACAGCTTGGCTGTACCCTACTTTTTTAAGTTATTCATCTTCGTTTTAAAATTATGTATAATTAAGTTTTGTGTCACACAACACTTAATTGAATCATATATTGTGTCATTGAAATGGTTCCTGCAGTGATTTTGGTGAACGGAGTATATGTCCTCCGATTCAAGGTAAAATGTGTTACCACCAGATAAAAGTGATCAATGCAACGAAAAATGCAGGAGCTTTAACTTTCGCTATGTACGGTCATAGCGTGCATGAAGGTAGTCGGTTCTGGTATTTGCTTACATTTGCATGTAAATATTAAGTTAAAGATTTCTTTAAACTGCGGATGATTAAATCCGTAGATCAGTGGATTAACGCAGCTATTAAAGGTAACTAGACCGGCAAACCAAGGAATCACAACGTAACTCTCAGGAATGACGCAAGCTACTGCAAAAGGCATGATGCATACAATGTAAGCACAAACCACTAGAAAGAGATTTTTGGTAATTTTAACCACCATGATTTGCCGAGAAATCCTTCTTCTCTCATCACCTCTAGATGCCTGATAACTATCCCTGCGTATTTCCCTAAGTATTCCTTTCTTCTTAAGAAACCGATAAATGAGATAGTAACACGCGATAATGACCACCAAGCAGGGAAACTGTATCAGTATACTACGTAACATTTCATTGTAGAACGCTTTTGGATGTTCCGAGTCCACCGTACAAGCACTGTAACGATGGGAAAAGCCGAGTGCACCGAAACCTAATGCTGGCGGTAAGGTTGCGACTATAATAACATATAGCCAACCGAGGAAGATCATAACGTATACGTTTCGGGAACAGTAAACTTTATCATAAGTTGATCTCGGACgagttatcaaaattaaacgATTGACTGCAATCAAAGCCAAATTTACAATGCTAGCTCCTAATGTTATATAAGTTATTGCTCCAATAATCTTACAGAAAAAAGTCTCTGAAAGGTAAAAATTAACGCTAAACAACGCAACTggatgaaatataataaacacGCAAGAAATGAGATCGGATATGGCTAGGTTGACCACAAACGCGTTGGTGGTAGTTTGAAGTTTTCGTGAGGCGCAAACAGCAAAGACAACGAGAAGATTGCCAGGTATTCCTATGGCACTTATCACAGCAATGCAGACAGCCAGAACGGATCGTTGGACAGGGTCATCAAAGCGATAGGGTGGATTTTCTGTGCTGTCACCATATTCCATTTTAACCTGTAAAACAGGaaggtaaaatattaaatataatccGTACTAAGGTTCCAtgtaccggtgctgtggccgagtggataaaggcggtggcatttgaagcaatgaatgaggcttagcaatcgagAGGTTCCGGGCTCGATACCCGACCGGTAAGGTGGCTTTTTCATTCAAGAGCAAATTACGGTTTTTCCCCATCTGTAATGACTGTCTAAGTCGAATGagttccaaatttgagttaaaatgttgaattggaagtcaGCGGAAGTCAGCGGATGTCTAAggtgtaatccataagcccttgcggatTTCTCctacatttgtggtcgctttagCGTCGTAAATTTAACTGGTGATTATTATTAGATTATTAATCTAAATTTTCGAGAAAACGACAAGAGGATTGTCAGGTATTTATATGACACTTATGAAAACAGTACAAACAGCAACTATAGTCCGTTGAACCAGGAAGTTGTAATGGAactataacaactccctggttgaacAGGATCAGCAAATCGATAAGGTGGCTCATTAGCTGTCTTGGTAATGTCTTGTAATGATACCGTATGATTCCATTTTAAACTGAAATACATAAAAGTGAAATACTGAAGTATGTACTTGGTATAAAACTCAATTTTGTCCTGTAATTATTGTGTTATGTGCTACCATTTGTTAACCCTATAGAAAACCTACATTTACGTTAAGCATTATCCATGACCTTTGCTGTATATACTAAAGAACATATGCAGACATTTCGTTGTAGTTCGAGCTAATCATACTTCATATTTAGCTTAGGTACGAAGTCCATGTAATTGGCCACCGTTTATGGGTTtatagaccccccccccctcctaaatAACTGATTTGTCGTAACACTGTCCGTTGATTCTGAAACAGCCACGGAAGACATGCAGCCGGAACAACTGAATGCACTGTGTAACTCGACCCTTATAGAAACACGCTATTTAGGGCAAGTGACGATCGATGACAAGATCAACCGCTGATGAATATGTCAAAACTGAAATTTGttcgaaattaaaattaatgcaAATATGGTGAATAAATTGAAGACAATATCTAGTGGAATTCTTAACGACTTGCATTCCCTGATAGCAAAATACAGTTGTATGTCTAAGTAACTCTGCAGCCCATTTCTTGCAgcaaatatctttctttttttaagggGGGTTGTGAGGGGGACAGTGGTGTTTTTGAGTAACAAACAGATCATACTTTGCAGTAGGCCACAATTCTCTAAGTTCCTTACTTCAGATGACGTGGCTAAAAGTATCATCATATATTAGAAGTTTAGTAATACTGGCATAAATCGTAGTCTTATCACGCGTTCTTATCTCGATTTGAAATGacaattttcttttattgattAAAAACATTTACGTATTCGATGTTTAATAGAACGTGCCAGGGAGTGCGATGTACACTACTTACCGCAGGTATCTTGCAATGGTAGCTAATGTCTCTGGCGCGGAAATCGATCTGCAACGCGTAAAGTAGATTGATTTgctttccctttttcttcttttattgaCGGATTTATGAATCTCAGATCACGTTTCCGTAGTGTTTGCTATTGAAACATTCAAGTATGAAACGAATTTATCTGTGGACTCCTCATTCACTAGT is a genomic window containing:
- the LOC139977133 gene encoding melatonin receptor type 1C-like; this encodes MEYGDSTENPPYRFDDPVQRSVLAVCIAVISAIGIPGNLLVVFAVCASRKLQTTTNAFVVNLAISDLISCVFIIFHPVALFSVNFYLSETFFCKIIGAITYITLGASIVNLALIAVNRLILITRPRSTYDKVYCSRNVYVMIFLGWLYVIIVATLPPALGFGALGFSHRYSACTVDSEHPKAFYNEMLRSILIQFPCLVVIIACYYLIYRFLKKKGILREIRRDSYQASRGDERRRISRQIMVVKITKNLFLVVCAYIVCIMPFAVACVIPESYVVIPWFAGLVTFNSCVNPLIYGFNHPQFKEIFNLIFTCKCKQIPEPTTFMHAMTVHSES